The following coding sequences are from one Streptomyces angustmyceticus window:
- a CDS encoding alpha-N-acetylglucosaminidase: MSRPSRRALLGTAGAIGAGAALGGAAPAGGAAAAGTSARRPERAPAHDTAPARAALTRLLPRHADQFHLVPLTPDGGADRFRVDGRAGRITVSGTTPAVLLTGVHWYLKYTCRAHLSWAGDQVDLPGRLPAPAAPVERSTALRHRFALNDTHDGYTAPYADWPHWERLLDVLALHGVNEVLVTPGAEAVYHRLFTDSGYSDAEARAWLPAPSHQPWWLLQNMSGYGGPLSHGLIDRRAELGRRITDRLRELGMHPVLPGYFGTVPDGFAARNPGARTVPQGTWSGLKRPDWLDPRTDAFAAAAASFYRHQQQLLGPADHFKMDLLHEGGDPGDVPVPDAARAVEKALRTARPDATWVILGWQGNPRRDLLDAVDHDRMLIVDGLSDLDTVTDRERDWGGVPYAFGSIPNFGGRTTLGARTHLWAERFTAWRDKPGSKLAGTAYMPEAAERDPAAFELFCELAWRERPVDRAAWFDGYADLRYGARDEAARAAYAALRTSAYEISSADGRPHDSVFAARPSLAARSGTVYATHTPAFDPAAFDTAFAALLRVRPALRAGDAYRHDLTDAARQALANRSWQLIGQLQEAYRREDRAAFGALADLWLRLMRLSDEVTGAHRSFLLGPWLAQARAMAGDAEEEARLEHSARALITTWADRATADGGSLANYANRDWHGLIGEVHLPQWQAYLDELADALAAGRPPKTFDWYAMEEPWTRARTGHPLRPTTDAYRTARRVHDTLAKAPYQGTVTVTADPPALPPGGRATVTAALRNVNGLRATGRVDFALTGVDATASGPVSLPSLPPGGTGRARWRVTAPAGRLDAPLRPLPYDLAVDYGPRGEPRVRAARHGTLFVAGPLDDGLRTVTTNAAVFGQLDDRLAVNGGGADLWKGTAEFGAVYRPGALAAGGSATVEVTSQDPTGPWARAGLVVRNRLTAPPAPGAPDALGFLNLSVTPANGVVLSYDASGDGTLDTYRRITGVTAPVLLRLTRGKDTAAGGTYTGSCSTDDGATWREIATVSVPGAAARQDTGLHQSAANSATGDRGTAEFRRWKLA; encoded by the coding sequence GTGAGCCGACCGTCACGACGCGCACTGCTGGGAACCGCCGGAGCGATCGGCGCCGGGGCGGCGCTCGGCGGGGCCGCCCCCGCCGGCGGCGCCGCGGCCGCCGGGACCTCCGCCCGCCGCCCGGAGCGGGCACCGGCCCACGACACCGCACCGGCGCGGGCCGCGCTGACCCGGCTGCTGCCCCGGCACGCCGACCAGTTCCATCTGGTGCCGCTCACCCCGGACGGCGGCGCCGACCGCTTCCGGGTGGACGGCCGGGCGGGCCGGATCACGGTTTCCGGGACCACCCCCGCCGTCCTGCTGACCGGCGTCCACTGGTACCTCAAGTACACCTGCCGGGCCCACCTGTCCTGGGCCGGCGACCAGGTGGATCTTCCCGGCCGGCTGCCCGCCCCGGCCGCGCCCGTCGAGCGGTCCACCGCGCTGCGCCACCGCTTCGCCCTCAACGACACCCACGACGGCTACACCGCCCCGTACGCCGACTGGCCGCACTGGGAGCGGCTGCTCGACGTGCTGGCGCTGCACGGGGTGAACGAGGTGCTGGTCACCCCGGGCGCCGAGGCCGTCTACCACCGGCTGTTCACCGACTCCGGCTACTCCGACGCCGAGGCCCGCGCCTGGCTCCCGGCGCCCTCGCACCAGCCCTGGTGGCTGCTGCAGAACATGAGCGGCTACGGCGGCCCGCTCAGCCACGGCCTGATCGACAGGCGGGCCGAGCTGGGCCGCAGGATCACCGACCGGCTGCGCGAACTCGGCATGCACCCCGTCCTGCCCGGCTACTTCGGCACCGTCCCGGACGGTTTCGCCGCCCGCAACCCCGGCGCCCGCACCGTGCCGCAGGGCACCTGGTCCGGCCTCAAACGCCCCGACTGGCTCGATCCGCGCACCGACGCCTTCGCCGCGGCCGCCGCCTCCTTCTACCGCCATCAGCAGCAACTCCTCGGCCCCGCCGACCACTTCAAGATGGATCTGCTGCACGAGGGCGGCGACCCCGGCGACGTGCCCGTGCCGGACGCCGCGCGCGCCGTCGAGAAGGCGCTGCGCACCGCCCGCCCCGACGCCACCTGGGTGATCCTGGGCTGGCAGGGCAACCCGCGGCGCGACCTGCTGGACGCCGTCGACCACGACCGGATGCTGATCGTGGACGGCCTCAGCGACCTGGACACGGTCACCGACCGGGAGCGGGACTGGGGCGGGGTGCCGTACGCCTTCGGCTCCATCCCCAACTTCGGCGGCCGCACCACCCTCGGCGCCAGGACCCACCTCTGGGCCGAGCGCTTCACCGCCTGGCGCGACAAGCCGGGCAGCAAGCTCGCCGGGACCGCGTACATGCCGGAGGCCGCCGAACGCGACCCGGCCGCCTTCGAGCTGTTTTGCGAACTGGCCTGGCGGGAGCGCCCGGTGGACCGCGCCGCGTGGTTCGACGGCTATGCCGACCTGCGCTACGGCGCCCGCGACGAGGCGGCCCGAGCCGCGTACGCCGCGCTGCGCACCAGCGCGTACGAGATCTCCAGCGCGGACGGCCGGCCGCACGACTCGGTCTTCGCCGCCCGCCCGTCGCTGGCCGCCCGCTCCGGCACCGTCTACGCCACCCACACCCCGGCCTTCGACCCGGCGGCGTTCGACACCGCCTTCGCCGCGCTGCTGCGGGTCCGCCCCGCACTGCGCGCCGGCGACGCCTACCGCCACGACCTGACGGACGCCGCCCGGCAGGCCCTCGCCAACCGGTCCTGGCAGCTGATCGGGCAGCTCCAGGAGGCGTACCGGCGCGAGGACCGGGCGGCGTTCGGCGCGCTGGCGGACCTGTGGCTGCGGCTGATGCGGCTCAGCGACGAGGTCACCGGCGCGCACCGGTCCTTCCTCCTCGGCCCGTGGCTGGCCCAGGCCAGGGCCATGGCGGGCGACGCCGAGGAGGAGGCGCGGCTGGAGCACAGTGCCCGCGCGCTGATCACCACCTGGGCGGACCGGGCCACCGCCGACGGCGGCTCCCTCGCCAACTACGCCAACCGCGACTGGCACGGCCTGATCGGCGAGGTCCATCTCCCGCAGTGGCAGGCGTACTTGGACGAACTCGCCGACGCGCTGGCCGCCGGCCGGCCGCCGAAGACCTTCGACTGGTACGCCATGGAGGAACCCTGGACCCGCGCGCGCACCGGCCATCCGCTGCGCCCGACGACCGACGCGTACCGCACCGCGCGCCGCGTCCACGACACCCTCGCCAAGGCTCCCTACCAGGGCACCGTCACGGTCACCGCCGATCCGCCCGCGCTGCCGCCGGGCGGCCGGGCCACCGTCACCGCGGCGCTGCGCAACGTCAACGGGCTGCGCGCGACCGGCCGGGTGGACTTCGCGCTGACCGGCGTCGACGCCACCGCGTCGGGCCCGGTGTCGCTGCCGTCGCTCCCGCCCGGCGGCACCGGCCGCGCCCGCTGGCGGGTCACCGCCCCCGCAGGACGGCTCGACGCCCCCCTGCGCCCGCTCCCCTACGACCTCGCCGTCGACTACGGCCCCCGGGGCGAGCCGCGGGTCCGCGCGGCGCGGCACGGCACCCTGTTCGTGGCGGGCCCGCTGGACGACGGGCTGCGGACCGTCACCACCAATGCGGCGGTTTTCGGCCAGTTGGACGACCGGCTGGCCGTCAACGGCGGCGGCGCCGACCTGTGGAAGGGCACCGCCGAGTTCGGCGCGGTCTACCGGCCGGGGGCGCTCGCCGCGGGCGGCTCGGCCACCGTCGAGGTCACCTCCCAGGACCCGACCGGCCCCTGGGCCCGCGCCGGCCTCGTCGTCCGCAACCGCCTCACCGCGCCCCCGGCCCCGGGCGCGCCGGACGCCCTCGGCTTCCTCAACCTGTCGGTGACCCCCGCCAACGGCGTCGTGCTGTCCTACGACGCGAGCGGCGACGGCACCCTGGACACCTACCGCCGGATCACCGGCGTCACCGCGCCCGTCCTGCTCCGCCTGACCCGCGGGAAGGACACCGCGGCCGGGGGCACGTACACCGGCTCCTGCTCCACCGACGACGGCGCGACCTGGCGCGAGATCGCCACCGTCAGCGTCCCCGGAGCGGCCGCCCGGCAGGACACCGGCCTGCACCAGTCCGCCGCCAACTCCGCGACGGGGGACCGCGGGACGGCGGAATTCCGCCGGTGGAAGCTCGCCTGA
- a CDS encoding GNAT family N-acetyltransferase encodes MSMASTANAAVPRTAPVHTPAPAATPTAAPDGPGYTAEIAGTRAQIRAAQRLRHQVFAGEMGATLHSPLPGHDIDAVDDLADHLVVTHTATGDIVGTYRLLPPGRSARLYSDGEFDLGALAGLRPALIEAGRSCVHPDHRSGAVMTQMWSALARYTLLSGHRYLAGCASVPLADGGTAAAHAWGLGRTRHAAPPGLRVTPHHPWHPTVPVPERPSLAQLPPLLRGYLRIGAFICGAPAHDPEFDVADFFVVLDMERLDDRYRRYFLGER; translated from the coding sequence ATGAGCATGGCATCGACCGCGAACGCCGCCGTCCCCCGCACCGCTCCCGTCCACACCCCCGCTCCCGCCGCCACGCCCACGGCCGCCCCCGACGGCCCCGGCTACACCGCGGAGATCGCCGGCACCCGCGCCCAGATCCGCGCCGCACAGCGGCTGCGCCACCAGGTCTTCGCCGGCGAGATGGGCGCGACCCTGCACTCCCCGCTGCCCGGCCACGACATCGACGCCGTCGACGACCTCGCCGACCACCTCGTCGTCACCCACACCGCCACCGGCGACATCGTCGGCACCTACCGGCTGCTGCCGCCCGGCCGCAGCGCGCGCCTCTACTCCGACGGCGAGTTCGACCTCGGCGCGCTGGCCGGGCTGCGCCCCGCCCTCATCGAGGCCGGCCGCTCCTGCGTCCACCCCGACCACCGCAGCGGCGCCGTGATGACCCAGATGTGGTCCGCGCTCGCCCGCTACACCCTGCTCTCCGGCCACCGCTACCTCGCGGGCTGCGCCTCCGTGCCGCTCGCCGACGGCGGCACCGCCGCCGCCCACGCCTGGGGCCTGGGCCGCACCCGCCACGCCGCCCCGCCCGGACTGCGGGTCACCCCGCACCACCCCTGGCACCCCACCGTCCCCGTCCCCGAGCGCCCCTCCCTCGCCCAGTTGCCGCCGCTCCTGCGCGGCTACCTGCGCATCGGCGCGTTCATCTGCGGCGCGCCCGCCCACGACCCGGAGTTCGACGTCGCCGACTTCTTCGTCGTCCTGGACATGGAACGGCTCGACGACCGCTACCGGCGCTACTTCCTGGGGGAGCGGTGA
- a CDS encoding lysophospholipid acyltransferase family protein, translating to MNGPWDVWSDCTPDCAAHALPRVTAPRVARRGAAFAGAVRRALTDGARMADPVRLRAHAASLLDALGVRVEGPAALTAGDGPGTLVVVNHISWLDILALLAVEPVTLLAKREVGAWPVVGGLARRAGTHFIDRTSPRRLRLTVQEVSELLGSGRSVAVFPQATTWCTADRGGFRRATFQAALDAGAPVRPVTLDYTQQGLPSTVAAFCGEDTFAASLRRVLAARALTVRVTAHPLLTAADGSPDRRELAARAARAVLGGRPEAGPVVRPEAAAAVRRATPARTALRPAAALPDSPAAGCPLPGSGAAPHAPAPHPPAHV from the coding sequence GTGAACGGCCCCTGGGACGTGTGGTCCGACTGCACCCCGGACTGCGCCGCGCACGCCCTGCCCCGCGTGACGGCGCCCCGCGTCGCCCGGCGCGGCGCGGCCTTCGCCGGTGCCGTACGGCGGGCGCTGACGGACGGCGCGCGGATGGCCGATCCGGTACGGCTGCGGGCGCACGCCGCGTCGCTGCTCGACGCGCTCGGGGTCCGCGTCGAGGGCCCGGCCGCGCTCACCGCGGGGGACGGCCCCGGCACCCTCGTCGTCGTCAACCACATCTCCTGGCTCGACATCCTCGCCCTGCTCGCCGTCGAACCGGTCACCCTGCTCGCCAAGCGCGAGGTCGGCGCCTGGCCGGTCGTCGGCGGCCTGGCCCGCCGGGCCGGCACCCACTTCATCGACCGTACGAGCCCCCGCCGGCTGCGGCTCACCGTCCAGGAGGTGTCCGAACTGCTCGGCTCCGGGCGGTCGGTGGCGGTCTTCCCGCAGGCCACCACCTGGTGCACCGCCGACCGCGGCGGCTTCCGCCGGGCCACCTTCCAGGCCGCCCTCGACGCGGGCGCGCCGGTCCGCCCGGTGACCCTCGACTACACCCAGCAGGGCCTGCCCAGCACGGTGGCCGCCTTCTGCGGCGAGGACACCTTCGCCGCCTCGCTGCGCAGGGTGCTCGCCGCCCGCGCGCTGACCGTACGCGTCACGGCCCATCCGCTGCTGACGGCGGCGGACGGCAGCCCCGACCGGCGGGAGCTGGCGGCGCGTGCGGCGCGCGCGGTGCTCGGCGGCCGGCCGGAAGCCGGGCCGGTGGTACGGCCCGAGGCCGCGGCCGCGGTCCGGCGGGCGACTCCCGCGCGGACCGCCCTGCGGCCCGCCGCGGCGCTGCCGGACTCCCCGGCAGCCGGCTGTCCGCTCCCGGGCTCCGGCGCCGCGCCCCACGCTCCCGCACCCCACCCCCCGGCCCATGTTTGA
- a CDS encoding DedA family protein, with product MFEQLDQLTEPLRGMLGSPWLWVVVLLVSGLDALLPFMPSETTVVLVAVLIGPDLPLLALLAGVAAAGALAGDCLGYAVGRYAGPRAVARLLRGERGRARHSRARARVERHAALLIVAGRFLPGGRVVAALSTGSVRFPLRRFVALDAVGAGVWAVGSAALGGVGGPALTDSPAEGMLLVSGTGLVVAGCVGALHRRTGSQDGNRGGGRDTGHDVPKRCGPWPGAPSGRAGEHLTARPRPRREGV from the coding sequence ATGTTTGAGCAACTCGACCAGCTCACCGAGCCGTTGCGGGGCATGCTGGGCTCGCCCTGGCTGTGGGTGGTCGTCCTGCTGGTGTCGGGCCTGGACGCGCTGCTGCCGTTCATGCCGAGCGAGACCACCGTCGTCCTGGTCGCCGTGCTCATCGGCCCCGACCTGCCGCTGCTCGCCCTGCTGGCGGGGGTGGCGGCGGCCGGGGCGCTGGCCGGTGACTGCCTGGGCTACGCGGTCGGACGCTACGCGGGACCGCGCGCGGTCGCCCGCCTGCTGCGGGGCGAGCGCGGCCGGGCCCGGCACTCCAGGGCCCGGGCACGGGTCGAGCGCCATGCCGCCCTGCTCATCGTCGCCGGCCGCTTCCTGCCCGGCGGCCGGGTGGTCGCCGCGCTGTCCACCGGGAGCGTCCGCTTCCCGCTGCGCCGCTTCGTGGCGCTGGACGCGGTGGGCGCCGGCGTCTGGGCCGTGGGCAGCGCGGCGCTCGGCGGCGTGGGCGGCCCGGCGCTCACCGACTCCCCGGCCGAGGGCATGCTGCTGGTCTCCGGCACCGGGCTGGTGGTGGCCGGCTGCGTGGGCGCGCTGCACCGCCGGACCGGCTCGCAGGACGGGAACCGGGGCGGTGGGCGGGACACCGGGCACGACGTGCCGAAGCGGTGCGGGCCGTGGCCGGGCGCGCCGTCCGGCCGGGCGGGGGAGCACCTGACCGCCCGGCCGCGCCCTCGCCGGGAGGGCGTCTGA
- a CDS encoding winged helix-turn-helix domain-containing protein: MTNARTLTAGSATTPLPAHPAPHPPRHRLRAVAPGEARPAPVPAPGGASPDGVPSVAELLDAGATWLPAPQHSLPALPGSPPMVGYLVLVPAAEAATAPPAAAPPVSAPTGDAIVRIDPEHRTAQVQGRPLDLTYLEFELLAHLVANPHRVHTRDQLVTTVWGYGHVGDGRTVDVHVARLRRKLGAAHRASIVTVRRVGYKYVPSV, encoded by the coding sequence ATGACGAACGCCCGTACCCTCACCGCCGGTTCCGCGACGACGCCGCTCCCCGCCCACCCCGCCCCGCACCCCCCTCGCCACCGGCTGCGCGCCGTGGCGCCGGGCGAGGCCCGTCCCGCGCCCGTCCCCGCCCCGGGTGGCGCGTCACCCGACGGCGTCCCCTCGGTCGCCGAACTGCTGGACGCCGGCGCCACCTGGCTGCCCGCCCCGCAGCACAGCCTGCCCGCGCTGCCCGGCAGCCCGCCGATGGTCGGCTACCTCGTCCTCGTCCCGGCCGCCGAGGCCGCGACCGCGCCGCCGGCCGCCGCGCCGCCGGTGAGCGCGCCGACCGGTGACGCGATCGTGCGGATCGACCCCGAGCACCGCACCGCGCAGGTCCAGGGCCGGCCTCTGGACCTGACGTACCTCGAATTCGAGCTGCTGGCGCATCTGGTGGCGAACCCGCACCGGGTGCACACCCGCGACCAGCTGGTGACCACGGTGTGGGGCTACGGGCACGTCGGCGACGGCCGGACGGTCGATGTCCATGTCGCCCGGCTGCGGCGCAAGTTGGGCGCCGCGCACCGGGCGTCGATCGTGACGGTGCGGCGGGTCGGCTACAAGTACGTGCCGAGCGTCTGA
- a CDS encoding rhomboid-like protein, producing the protein MVPWAAPLYVGAVQLGAYAAARLPGHRRTELLRTHSTNVDNLRAGRWQTLATSAAFVEEPLPLAYGAGLLAALGTAEWRWGARRTAAVFAAGHVGASLLVYAALRARTAGHAPPAGAAAPPACRVAATGSGTRDTGAREPGAPVLTTPGERVPDAAGRDATGPDVTARAIDVGASYGFNATVGALAATVPHRGARTAATAGLLALAIRPVLRRERTFTDAGHLVALALGVAMGAGMRAGARRPAGRGSGTRT; encoded by the coding sequence ATGGTGCCCTGGGCCGCGCCGTTGTACGTCGGCGCCGTACAACTCGGCGCGTACGCCGCCGCGCGGCTGCCCGGCCACCGGCGCACGGAGCTGCTGCGGACGCACTCCACCAACGTCGACAACCTGCGGGCCGGCCGGTGGCAGACGCTGGCCACCAGCGCGGCCTTCGTCGAGGAGCCGCTGCCCCTCGCGTACGGCGCCGGGCTGCTCGCCGCGCTCGGCACGGCCGAGTGGCGCTGGGGCGCCCGGCGCACGGCCGCGGTGTTCGCGGCCGGTCATGTGGGGGCCAGCCTGCTGGTCTACGCGGCCCTGCGCGCACGGACGGCGGGGCACGCTCCGCCGGCCGGCGCCGCGGCGCCGCCCGCATGCCGGGTGGCGGCCACGGGCTCGGGCACGCGGGACACGGGCGCACGGGAGCCGGGCGCGCCGGTCCTGACCACACCGGGCGAGCGCGTGCCGGACGCGGCCGGGCGGGACGCGACCGGGCCGGACGTGACCGCGCGGGCCATCGACGTCGGGGCCAGCTACGGCTTCAACGCCACGGTCGGCGCGCTCGCCGCGACCGTCCCGCACCGCGGCGCGCGGACGGCGGCGACGGCCGGCCTGCTGGCGCTGGCGATACGCCCCGTACTGCGCCGCGAGCGGACGTTCACCGACGCGGGACACCTGGTGGCGCTCGCCCTCGGCGTCGCGATGGGGGCGGGCATGCGGGCGGGGGCCAGGAGACCGGCCGGAAGGGGAAGCGGCACGCGAACGTGA
- a CDS encoding DUF6891 domain-containing protein, which translates to MLEISVKTAPGPERHFRATSDDAGRAVVAAFAGAGLPARWDGDPDRVIEVAPLDRRRRLPRTGD; encoded by the coding sequence ATGCTTGAGATCAGCGTCAAGACCGCGCCAGGGCCGGAGCGGCACTTCCGCGCGACCAGCGACGACGCCGGACGGGCGGTGGTCGCGGCGTTCGCCGGGGCGGGGCTGCCGGCCCGGTGGGACGGCGATCCCGACCGGGTCATCGAGGTCGCCCCGCTGGACCGGCGCAGGCGACTGCCGCGGACGGGGGACTGA
- the glnII gene encoding glutamine synthetase produces the protein MSIKAEYIWIDGTQPTAKLRSKTRILPDGSRLPRWGFDGSSTNQAEGHASDLVLEPVFSCPDPIRGGDHLLVLCEVLHTDLTPHPSNTRALLRPVAERFAGQEPIFGIEQEYTFLKGDRPLGFPEGGGYPAPQADYYCGVGADAIFGREIVEKHLDLCLAAGLGLSGINAEVMPGQWEFQVGALAPLEVSDHMWVARWLLHRTAEEFGVTASLDAKPAKGDWNGAGAHTNFSTRAMREGYDAIITACEALGQDDKPLEHVRQYGTGIEDRLTGAHETAPWDAYSYGASDRGASVRIPWQVEVEKKGYIEDRRPNANVDPYVVTRLIVDTCCTELARREQI, from the coding sequence GTGAGCATCAAGGCCGAGTACATCTGGATCGACGGCACCCAGCCGACCGCCAAGCTCCGTTCCAAGACCCGGATCCTGCCCGACGGCAGCCGGCTTCCGCGGTGGGGCTTCGACGGTTCCAGCACCAACCAGGCCGAAGGCCACGCCTCGGACCTCGTGCTGGAGCCGGTGTTCAGCTGCCCGGACCCGATCCGCGGCGGCGACCACCTGCTGGTGCTGTGCGAGGTGCTCCACACCGACCTCACCCCGCACCCCTCCAACACCCGCGCGCTGCTGCGCCCGGTGGCGGAGCGGTTCGCAGGACAGGAGCCGATCTTCGGCATCGAGCAGGAGTACACCTTCCTCAAGGGCGACCGTCCGCTCGGCTTCCCCGAGGGGGGCGGCTACCCGGCGCCGCAGGCCGACTACTACTGCGGTGTGGGCGCCGACGCGATCTTCGGCCGGGAGATCGTCGAGAAGCACCTCGACCTGTGCCTGGCGGCCGGCCTGGGCCTGTCCGGCATCAACGCCGAGGTCATGCCCGGCCAGTGGGAGTTCCAGGTGGGCGCGCTGGCCCCGCTGGAGGTCTCCGACCACATGTGGGTGGCGCGCTGGCTGCTGCACCGCACGGCGGAGGAGTTCGGCGTCACCGCGTCGCTGGACGCCAAGCCGGCCAAGGGCGACTGGAACGGCGCGGGCGCGCACACCAACTTCTCCACCCGGGCGATGCGCGAGGGCTACGACGCGATCATCACCGCCTGCGAGGCGCTGGGCCAGGACGACAAGCCGCTGGAGCACGTCCGCCAGTACGGCACCGGCATCGAGGACCGGCTGACCGGCGCGCACGAGACCGCCCCCTGGGACGCGTACTCCTACGGCGCCTCCGACCGCGGCGCCTCGGTGCGCATCCCCTGGCAGGTCGAGGTCGAGAAGAAGGGCTACATCGAGGACCGGCGCCCCAACGCCAACGTCGACCCGTACGTGGTCACCCGGCTGATCGTGGACACCTGCTGCACGGAGCTGGCGCGGCGCGAGCAGATCTGA